The following proteins are co-located in the Mycolicibacterium goodii genome:
- a CDS encoding IS110 family transposase has protein sequence MGTGQLWVGVDVGKEHHWDCVVNSDGVAVLSRKLANDEQTIRELIGEVDALSHDVSWTVDLTTVYASLLLTVLADSGKSVRYLAGRAVWQAASVYRGGEAKTDAKDARVIADQSRMRGADLPVLHPDDDVITELRMHTAHRADLVADRTRTINRLRQQLIAVCPALERAAQLTQDRGWVVLLARYQRPKAIRRTGVSRLTKMLSDAGVRNAATIAAAAVTAAKSQTVRLPGEDVAAGLVADLAGEVIALDDRIKTTDADIEDRFRRHPAAEVITSLPGMGFRLGAEFLAAVGDPALIGSADQLAAWAGLAPVPRDSGKRTGRLHAPKRYSRRLRRVMYMSALTAIRCDPASKAYYQRKRDEGKRPIPATICLARRRTNVLYALIRDNRTWQPDSPPITKSAA, from the coding sequence ATGGGTACGGGCCAGTTGTGGGTCGGTGTGGATGTCGGCAAGGAACACCACTGGGACTGTGTGGTCAACAGTGACGGTGTGGCGGTGTTGTCGCGCAAGCTCGCCAACGATGAGCAGACGATCCGCGAACTGATCGGCGAGGTCGATGCGCTGAGCCACGACGTGTCCTGGACGGTGGACTTGACCACGGTGTACGCCAGCCTGCTGTTGACGGTGCTGGCCGATTCCGGAAAGTCGGTCCGTTACCTGGCCGGCCGTGCGGTCTGGCAAGCTGCGAGCGTCTACCGCGGCGGGGAGGCCAAGACCGATGCCAAAGACGCACGTGTGATCGCCGACCAATCCCGGATGCGTGGCGCCGATTTGCCGGTGCTGCATCCCGACGACGACGTGATCACCGAACTGCGGATGCACACCGCCCATCGCGCTGATCTGGTCGCTGATCGCACCCGCACGATCAACCGGCTCCGTCAACAACTCATCGCGGTCTGCCCAGCGTTGGAGCGGGCCGCGCAGCTGACCCAGGACCGCGGCTGGGTGGTCTTGTTGGCGCGGTATCAGCGCCCGAAAGCCATTCGCCGCACCGGTGTTTCGCGACTGACGAAGATGCTCAGCGATGCCGGGGTGCGCAACGCGGCCACCATCGCCGCCGCAGCAGTGACCGCCGCCAAATCGCAGACCGTGCGCCTGCCCGGCGAAGACGTCGCCGCCGGGCTCGTCGCCGACCTGGCCGGGGAGGTGATTGCCCTCGATGACCGCATCAAAACCACCGACGCCGACATCGAGGACCGATTTCGCCGCCATCCCGCGGCCGAAGTGATCACCAGCCTGCCCGGCATGGGTTTCCGCCTCGGCGCGGAGTTCCTGGCCGCCGTCGGCGATCCCGCCCTGATCGGATCGGCCGACCAACTCGCCGCCTGGGCCGGACTGGCCCCGGTGCCACGAGACTCCGGAAAACGCACAGGACGCCTGCACGCACCCAAGCGCTACAGCCGACGACTGCGCCGGGTGATGTACATGTCCGCGCTGACCGCCATCCGCTGCGATCCCGCCTCCAAGGCCTACTACCAGCGCAAACGAGACGAAGGAAAACGACCAATCCCCGCCACCATCTGCCTGGCACGCCGACGCACCAACGTCCTCTACGCCCTCATCCGCGACAACCGCACCTGGCAACCCGATTCACCCCCGATCACCAAATCGGCGGCTTGA
- the meaB gene encoding methylmalonyl Co-A mutase-associated GTPase MeaB: protein MSAPAATTPVVALADRIRSGSQVSLARALTLVESRSDSAAELLAEIWKDSGNAHVVGITGPAGSGKSTLVTAMAQEYVARGLRVAILAVDPSSAYSGGAILGDRIRMTELSGREGVYIRSMASRGATGGLSRAVLDGIVVLDAAGYDVVILETVGVGQSEVDVISVAHTVLVVSVPGLGDDIQAIKAGLIEIADIHVVNKADRPGADLTVKQLRESLRLAHNLASKWDVPILKTTAATGEGVAALLDQTTAHREWMVDNGAIREVERRNAATRIRWAAEALIAEKLKSGHPDFDASVDALIAREDEPREAAARLLTALAVDPTDINGKGLSMKMSSRRFGDRG, encoded by the coding sequence ATGAGCGCGCCCGCTGCCACGACGCCCGTTGTCGCACTGGCAGATCGGATCCGGTCGGGATCGCAGGTGTCGCTGGCGCGCGCGCTGACACTGGTGGAGAGCCGCTCGGACTCGGCCGCTGAACTGCTCGCCGAGATCTGGAAGGACAGCGGCAACGCCCACGTTGTCGGCATCACCGGACCGGCGGGCAGCGGCAAGAGCACATTGGTCACCGCGATGGCCCAGGAGTATGTCGCTCGCGGTCTACGGGTCGCGATCCTGGCGGTCGACCCCTCCAGTGCGTACTCCGGTGGTGCGATACTCGGTGACCGAATCCGCATGACCGAACTGTCGGGTCGGGAAGGTGTCTACATCCGGTCGATGGCTTCGCGAGGTGCTACGGGCGGACTGTCGCGGGCCGTACTCGACGGCATCGTCGTACTCGACGCCGCCGGCTACGACGTCGTCATCCTCGAGACGGTAGGCGTTGGCCAGTCCGAGGTCGATGTCATCAGCGTGGCGCACACTGTGCTCGTCGTGAGCGTGCCTGGCCTCGGTGACGACATCCAGGCCATCAAAGCCGGCCTCATCGAGATCGCCGACATCCACGTGGTCAACAAAGCCGACAGGCCTGGAGCGGATCTGACAGTAAAGCAACTGCGCGAGTCGCTGCGGTTGGCCCACAATCTCGCGAGCAAGTGGGATGTGCCGATTCTCAAGACCACGGCAGCCACGGGAGAGGGTGTCGCCGCCCTGTTGGACCAGACCACCGCACACCGGGAGTGGATGGTGGACAACGGGGCGATACGCGAGGTGGAACGCCGCAATGCGGCCACTCGGATCCGCTGGGCCGCTGAGGCTCTGATCGCCGAGAAGTTGAAGTCGGGGCATCCGGACTTCGATGCCTCAGTCGATGCGTTGATTGCCCGCGAAGACGAACCCCGCGAAGCTGCCGCCCGGTTGCTCACCGCGCTGGCCGTGGACCCAACTGACATCAATGGAAAAGGACTCTCAATGAAGATGTCAAGCCGCCGATTTGGTGATCGGGGGTGA
- a CDS encoding energy-coupling factor ABC transporter ATP-binding protein: protein MSHRHLTGRGLRFSYTPGAEVLTGADVDVRPGSRVALLGANGSGKSTLLQCLAGTLKPTAGEISVDGTTMDWSRRALRAHRQTVQLVFQNPDDQLFSADVADDVAYGPMNLGLSAAEIRSRVDSALNLLSLDDLRHRPIHQLSFGERKRVAIAGAIAMRPCVLLFDEPTAGVDPAGVDELFSTLEILEKAGTTVALSTHDTALALQWADFVAVMHDGVIRQGTPLSILDDANLVAAARLQTPWLLSLTSDLIRDGVLPPTSRPTSTAGLRDALKRAATNPAFTA, encoded by the coding sequence ATGAGCCACCGCCACCTCACCGGACGGGGACTGCGTTTCTCCTACACCCCCGGCGCCGAAGTCCTCACCGGAGCCGACGTCGATGTGCGGCCAGGTTCTCGGGTTGCGCTGCTGGGGGCGAACGGGTCAGGTAAGAGCACACTGTTGCAGTGCCTCGCAGGCACCTTGAAGCCGACAGCGGGTGAAATCTCTGTCGACGGCACGACGATGGACTGGTCGCGGCGCGCACTTCGAGCGCACCGTCAAACCGTTCAGCTGGTGTTCCAGAACCCGGACGATCAGTTGTTCTCTGCCGATGTTGCCGACGACGTCGCCTACGGTCCGATGAATTTGGGTCTGTCCGCGGCCGAGATTCGGTCCCGGGTGGATTCGGCACTGAACTTGTTGTCACTCGATGATTTGCGCCATCGTCCGATCCATCAACTTTCCTTCGGCGAGCGCAAACGTGTCGCGATCGCCGGCGCGATCGCGATGCGTCCGTGCGTACTGCTGTTCGACGAACCGACGGCCGGCGTCGACCCGGCAGGAGTCGACGAGCTTTTTTCGACCTTGGAGATCCTGGAGAAGGCCGGCACCACCGTCGCCCTGTCGACACACGACACCGCGCTTGCCCTCCAATGGGCAGATTTCGTTGCAGTGATGCACGACGGCGTGATTCGACAAGGAACACCACTGAGCATCCTGGACGACGCGAATCTTGTTGCGGCGGCACGGTTGCAAACACCATGGCTTCTCTCGCTGACCAGTGACCTGATCCGGGACGGCGTGCTGCCCCCAACCAGTCGCCCGACCTCCACGGCTGGGTTGCGAGATGCGCTCAAACGGGCAGCGACAAACCCTGCTTTCACTGCGTAG
- the cbiQ gene encoding cobalt ECF transporter T component CbiQ yields the protein MTATPLDVVAWASRWRTRSVAEKVVLCGGLMMCALLLPPWPTTVIVMTTVCTAARHAGVPILHLQRMLRVPGLFILVAGLSTAFTPNSSWPPLTTSGSALLAAGATVARSFAATAAMLLFASTTPMSDLTNALRRVGLPAACVDVITVMYRMVFLLLESLTVVRRSQTGRLGYSNARRSLRSAGLLIAAVLTRAWQRAYALERGLSGREVGATSAKPDKRPVSTRFIFGATLTNTMVIALSLASHVVVR from the coding sequence TTGACCGCGACACCGCTCGATGTTGTGGCGTGGGCGAGCAGATGGCGCACGCGATCGGTGGCAGAAAAGGTAGTCCTGTGCGGCGGCCTGATGATGTGCGCGCTGTTGCTCCCGCCATGGCCTACGACGGTGATTGTCATGACGACCGTCTGCACCGCAGCGCGCCACGCCGGCGTGCCGATCCTCCATCTCCAGAGGATGCTGCGGGTGCCAGGGCTTTTCATCCTGGTGGCCGGGCTGTCCACGGCATTCACCCCGAACTCGTCCTGGCCGCCGCTGACAACGAGCGGGTCTGCGCTGCTTGCCGCCGGCGCCACGGTGGCACGCTCATTTGCCGCGACCGCGGCGATGCTGTTGTTCGCCTCGACAACACCGATGAGCGACCTCACGAATGCCCTGCGACGGGTCGGCCTGCCTGCCGCGTGTGTTGATGTCATCACCGTCATGTACCGGATGGTGTTTCTACTGCTGGAATCCCTGACAGTCGTGCGCAGATCACAGACCGGGCGACTCGGATACTCCAACGCCCGGCGCTCGCTCAGGTCAGCCGGATTGCTGATCGCCGCTGTGCTCACGCGTGCCTGGCAACGGGCATACGCGCTCGAACGCGGACTGTCCGGCCGGGAGGTCGGCGCAACGTCTGCCAAGCCCGATAAGCGCCCTGTGTCAACGCGATTCATTTTCGGAGCTACATTGACAAACACAATGGTGATCGCCTTGTCGCTTGCGTCCCATGTGGTGGTGCGATGA
- a CDS encoding phenylacetate--CoA ligase family protein has protein sequence MRTGGGEFLMPEMESWNWPPSYDPEYRPATEQQHWFPVRETMDPEQRDRAILHRIQQVMGYAWEHAPFYRNKWREAGLEPGDITSLEMFEQVPVVHKEELRADQAAHEPYGSYLCIDPVDVAHIKGTSGTTGRPTAFGISQSDWISVANAHARVMWGMGIRPDDVVLIGSPLTQYWGSWGAYIGAERLGAAVFPFGAGFTGQSLRTLQWMQQMKTTVFYGTPSYALRLAEVAVDNGIDPQGLGLRKMFFSGEPGASVPAIRQRIIDAFNVEVYDSGSMGEVAPWMHLGAASNEPGVFAWQDLVYTEVCDPATMRRVPYGSEGTPVYTTLERTSQPMIRLLSNDLTRWEAPDPARGRTYPFLPNGIYGRIDDMFQIRGENVQPNAIDDVVMSAEGYGGEHRIVITRQGTMDELLVQVEFDAERTTMSKDVWVKRVSEDLRTVLGVGAKVVAVAPATFERTDFKARRVIDDRKLFESLQRGGSS, from the coding sequence GTGCGCACCGGTGGAGGCGAATTCCTGATGCCGGAGATGGAGTCCTGGAACTGGCCTCCGTCGTACGATCCGGAGTACCGGCCGGCGACGGAGCAGCAGCACTGGTTCCCAGTCCGCGAAACGATGGATCCCGAGCAACGCGACCGAGCGATCCTGCACCGGATCCAGCAGGTGATGGGCTACGCCTGGGAACACGCGCCTTTCTACCGCAACAAGTGGAGAGAAGCCGGTCTGGAGCCCGGCGATATCACTTCGCTGGAGATGTTCGAGCAGGTCCCGGTCGTCCACAAGGAGGAACTCCGGGCCGACCAGGCCGCGCACGAACCCTACGGAAGTTACCTGTGTATCGACCCGGTGGACGTCGCCCACATCAAAGGTACATCCGGCACGACGGGGCGCCCCACAGCGTTCGGCATCAGTCAGAGCGACTGGATCTCAGTGGCCAACGCGCACGCCCGAGTGATGTGGGGCATGGGGATTCGGCCCGATGATGTGGTTCTGATCGGCTCACCTCTGACCCAGTACTGGGGGTCATGGGGGGCCTACATCGGCGCCGAACGTCTGGGCGCGGCAGTGTTCCCCTTCGGTGCCGGATTCACCGGGCAAAGCCTGCGCACCCTGCAATGGATGCAGCAGATGAAGACGACGGTGTTCTACGGCACCCCGTCGTACGCCTTGCGCCTCGCGGAGGTGGCCGTGGACAACGGTATCGATCCCCAGGGGTTGGGCCTGCGAAAGATGTTCTTCTCCGGCGAACCCGGAGCGAGTGTGCCGGCGATCAGGCAACGCATCATCGACGCCTTCAATGTCGAGGTGTACGACTCGGGCAGCATGGGTGAGGTCGCACCGTGGATGCATCTGGGTGCCGCGTCGAATGAACCAGGCGTATTCGCCTGGCAAGACCTGGTGTACACCGAGGTGTGCGACCCGGCGACCATGCGCCGAGTGCCCTATGGCAGTGAGGGCACGCCCGTCTACACGACGCTGGAACGTACCTCGCAGCCGATGATCCGCTTGCTGTCCAACGACCTGACCAGATGGGAGGCGCCGGACCCTGCCCGAGGGCGCACCTATCCGTTCCTGCCCAACGGGATCTACGGACGGATCGACGACATGTTCCAGATCCGGGGAGAAAATGTGCAGCCCAACGCCATCGACGACGTGGTGATGAGCGCCGAGGGCTATGGCGGCGAGCACCGCATCGTGATCACCCGGCAGGGCACGATGGACGAGCTGCTCGTGCAGGTCGAATTCGACGCCGAGCGCACCACGATGTCGAAGGACGTCTGGGTCAAGCGCGTCAGCGAGGATTTGCGCACCGTGCTCGGTGTCGGCGCGAAGGTTGTTGCGGTAGCGCCGGCCACCTTCGAGCGCACGGACTTCAAAGCTCGACGTGTCATCGACGACCGCAAACTCTTCGAGTCCCTGCAGCGGGGAGGATCGTCATGA
- a CDS encoding FadR/GntR family transcriptional regulator gives MRESGVRMNHDVVGTVISYISPRDRAEGVKVSEPLPSVWKPLSRMRTHEQVVAEIENRINSGSLKAGDRLPPERQFAEALGVSRNAVREALRVLEAIGVVEAGTGSGPTSGSLIVKDSTAGMAMVLRIHLQLASFTPDDLVETRLMLERLACRKAAAVASTDDIDQLRDTIAKMRGTHTTASYNDLDASFHVGIAQISGNGLASALMAALREALRQAMVSAFERLDDPVSKMETLTNEHEAIVDAIAAGDGGKASDLVAQHIRGFYRAVGFSDLNWSG, from the coding sequence ATGCGCGAGAGCGGCGTGCGGATGAACCATGATGTGGTCGGTACAGTGATTTCCTACATAAGTCCCCGGGACCGGGCAGAAGGGGTCAAGGTGTCGGAGCCATTGCCATCCGTATGGAAGCCGCTCTCGCGCATGCGCACGCATGAGCAGGTCGTCGCCGAAATCGAGAACCGCATCAACAGCGGCAGCCTCAAAGCCGGCGACCGCCTGCCTCCGGAGCGACAATTTGCCGAGGCGTTGGGCGTCAGCCGCAACGCGGTCCGGGAGGCGCTGCGCGTCCTCGAAGCAATCGGGGTCGTGGAGGCCGGCACCGGGTCAGGTCCGACGTCTGGTTCGTTGATCGTCAAAGACAGCACTGCTGGAATGGCGATGGTCCTGCGCATTCACCTGCAGCTGGCCTCGTTCACACCCGATGACCTGGTTGAGACGCGGCTGATGCTGGAGCGGCTGGCGTGCAGGAAAGCTGCCGCCGTCGCGTCCACCGACGACATCGACCAACTGCGCGACACGATCGCCAAGATGCGAGGCACACACACCACTGCCAGCTACAACGACCTCGACGCGAGCTTTCACGTCGGCATCGCCCAGATATCGGGCAACGGTCTGGCCTCTGCGTTGATGGCGGCGCTGCGGGAGGCGCTTCGTCAGGCAATGGTCTCGGCGTTCGAACGCCTCGATGACCCCGTCAGCAAAATGGAGACATTGACCAACGAGCACGAGGCGATCGTCGATGCGATCGCCGCGGGCGACGGCGGCAAAGCATCCGACTTGGTGGCTCAGCACATCCGCGGGTTCTACCGGGCTGTGGGTTTCAGCGATCTCAATTGGTCCGGCTGA
- a CDS encoding energy-coupling factor ABC transporter permease codes for MHIAEGFLPPIHAVAWTAAAAPFVIHGARAVVREVRQRPESRLLLAAAGAFTFVLSAIKLPSVTGSSSHPTGTGLGAVLFRPPIMAFLGTVVLLFQALLLGHGGITTLGANAFSMAVVGPWVGYAAWRASRRLGVLPAIFLAMMTADLATYCATSVQLALAFPDAQSGLIGALAKFLSVFAVTQIPLAIIEGLVGVVVFRVLTSVALPELIQLGVLRAQGEEGADVRP; via the coding sequence ATGCACATTGCCGAAGGTTTTCTTCCCCCGATCCATGCGGTGGCATGGACTGCGGCAGCCGCACCGTTCGTCATCCACGGTGCTCGCGCAGTGGTGCGTGAGGTCCGGCAACGCCCGGAGTCACGGCTACTTCTCGCCGCGGCGGGCGCGTTCACGTTCGTCCTGTCAGCGATCAAACTTCCCTCCGTCACCGGTAGCTCCAGTCATCCCACCGGCACAGGACTCGGCGCGGTGCTGTTCCGGCCACCGATCATGGCTTTTCTCGGCACCGTTGTCCTGCTGTTTCAGGCGCTGCTGCTCGGCCACGGCGGAATTACCACGCTCGGCGCGAACGCATTCTCGATGGCGGTTGTCGGGCCGTGGGTCGGCTACGCCGCGTGGCGGGCGAGCCGACGCCTGGGCGTGCTTCCCGCGATCTTCCTGGCGATGATGACCGCTGATCTCGCGACCTACTGCGCGACGTCGGTTCAACTGGCTCTCGCCTTCCCCGATGCGCAATCCGGCCTGATCGGTGCCCTGGCCAAGTTCCTCTCGGTATTCGCCGTCACACAGATTCCACTGGCCATCATCGAAGGACTGGTCGGTGTCGTGGTGTTCCGCGTTCTGACAAGCGTCGCGCTGCCCGAACTCATCCAGCTCGGTGTGCTCCGCGCGCAGGGAGAGGAAGGCGCCGATGTCCGCCCGTGA
- a CDS encoding FadR/GntR family transcriptional regulator, which yields MATADAQLPPQQWNPLPRIRTHERVIAEIERRIKGGELTAGDRLPPERLLADSLGVSRGAVREALRILEAIGVLETGTGSGPAAGSVLVRHGTVGISMVLRLHLPHGSFSAEDIAEVRKAFEQSAASAAAVKATRDEVDLMRTLVAHAEATTEPPERAALDRQLLSLIGSVSGNALAASIFVELGRQVGSDRSTPVEEMAALVEAIASGDGDEAASVIATRGRPLNTSRQIGELRWAG from the coding sequence ATGGCGACCGCCGATGCGCAATTACCCCCACAGCAGTGGAATCCGCTGCCACGCATACGCACTCATGAGCGGGTGATCGCCGAGATCGAGCGCCGGATCAAAGGCGGCGAACTCACGGCGGGCGACCGTCTGCCCCCCGAGCGGCTCCTGGCTGATTCGCTGGGTGTCAGCAGGGGAGCGGTACGCGAAGCGCTGCGGATTCTCGAGGCGATCGGGGTCTTGGAAACCGGTACCGGTTCGGGACCCGCCGCGGGATCGGTACTCGTTCGCCATGGAACTGTCGGAATCTCCATGGTGCTTCGACTGCATCTTCCTCATGGGTCGTTTTCCGCTGAAGACATTGCCGAGGTCCGTAAGGCTTTCGAGCAGTCTGCCGCAAGCGCAGCTGCGGTCAAGGCAACCCGCGACGAGGTCGACCTGATGCGCACATTGGTTGCGCATGCGGAGGCTACAACTGAGCCACCCGAACGTGCAGCCCTGGACCGCCAGCTGCTGAGTTTGATCGGATCGGTGTCCGGAAACGCCCTGGCTGCTTCTATTTTCGTCGAACTTGGACGACAGGTTGGAAGTGACCGGTCGACTCCCGTTGAGGAGATGGCGGCACTGGTCGAGGCCATCGCCTCCGGAGACGGCGATGAGGCGGCCTCGGTGATCGCTACACGCGGGCGACCCCTGAACACCTCTCGACAGATCGGCGAGTTGCGCTGGGCTGGATAG
- a CDS encoding energy-coupling factor ABC transporter substrate-binding protein: MSARERRSAFTSRSALINLGLLALIALIIAVCVAVGTPADSTQESFVGTDTTAVESIESSHPDYKPWIGQLYAPPSAEIESGLFALQAALGAGVFGYALGALRRRRPSQGRTTLEDTTP; encoded by the coding sequence ATGTCCGCCCGTGAGAGACGCTCCGCGTTCACGTCGCGCTCCGCGCTGATCAATTTGGGCCTGCTCGCACTGATCGCGCTCATCATCGCGGTATGCGTGGCGGTCGGCACGCCGGCCGATTCCACGCAGGAGTCGTTCGTGGGCACCGACACCACCGCCGTCGAGTCGATCGAGAGCAGCCATCCCGACTACAAACCGTGGATCGGCCAGCTCTATGCGCCTCCATCGGCAGAAATCGAGTCGGGGTTGTTCGCACTCCAAGCAGCACTGGGGGCAGGAGTTTTCGGTTACGCACTCGGCGCTCTGCGCCGCCGTCGGCCATCTCAGGGCCGAACGACCCTCGAAGACACCACACCTTGA
- a CDS encoding methylmalonyl-CoA mutase family protein has translation MTDLDDTTTTEELRLASDALRKRAQADLEAWEAKELADFVARAPESRETYLTGAGLPVKRVYGPQDLPESWDEIGLPGQFPYTRGPYPTMYRGRKWTMRQIAGFGQAEETNKRFQYLIAQGQTGLSVDFDMPTLMGLDSDHEMSLGEVGREGVAIDVLPDMAALFDGIDLEQISVSMTINPSAWILLAMYIAVAEDRGMDLNKLSGTIQNDILKEYVAQKEWIFPVRPSMRIVRDCIAYCAENMARYNPVNISGYHISEAGGNAIQEVAFTMAITKAYVEDVVKAGVDVDKFASRLSFFFVSQADMFEEVAKFRAVRRFYAKMMKNHFGAKKPNSMRLRFHAQTAAATLTKPQPMVNIVRTAIQALSAVLGGAQSIHTNGLDEAYTIPSEMAMKLALRTQQIIADETNVPNVIDPLGGSYYVEALTDEIEKGIQQYMDKVEAMGGVVPAIEQGFFQKEISDSAYDYAKRKASGDRPVIGVNKYVDEADDQKIEVHQLDPESEARQIARLKRVRAERDPGRAKAAMDNLLTVARDDNANLMPATIEAVRAHLSMGEITGALREVFGSYQETPVF, from the coding sequence ATGACCGACCTCGACGACACGACGACCACCGAAGAATTGCGTTTGGCCTCCGACGCGCTGCGTAAACGGGCTCAGGCCGATCTTGAGGCGTGGGAGGCAAAAGAACTCGCCGACTTCGTCGCTCGCGCGCCGGAGTCACGCGAGACGTACCTGACCGGCGCCGGGCTGCCCGTCAAGCGGGTGTACGGCCCGCAGGATCTCCCGGAAAGCTGGGACGAGATCGGCCTTCCGGGGCAGTTCCCCTACACCCGCGGGCCGTACCCGACGATGTATCGCGGACGCAAGTGGACGATGCGTCAGATCGCTGGTTTCGGCCAAGCCGAGGAGACCAACAAGCGGTTCCAGTACCTGATCGCCCAGGGGCAGACGGGCTTGTCCGTCGATTTCGACATGCCGACTCTGATGGGGCTGGACAGCGACCACGAGATGAGCCTCGGTGAGGTGGGTCGCGAGGGCGTGGCGATCGACGTGCTGCCGGACATGGCGGCCTTGTTCGACGGCATCGACCTCGAACAGATCTCGGTGTCGATGACGATCAACCCGTCTGCGTGGATTCTGCTGGCGATGTACATCGCCGTCGCCGAGGACCGCGGCATGGACCTCAACAAGTTGTCGGGCACCATCCAGAACGACATCCTGAAAGAGTATGTCGCACAGAAGGAATGGATTTTCCCGGTCCGCCCCAGCATGCGGATCGTGCGTGACTGTATCGCTTACTGCGCAGAGAACATGGCGCGTTACAACCCGGTCAACATCAGCGGTTACCACATCAGTGAGGCCGGTGGTAACGCCATTCAGGAAGTCGCCTTCACCATGGCGATCACCAAGGCGTACGTCGAGGACGTGGTCAAGGCAGGCGTCGACGTCGACAAGTTCGCCTCGCGACTATCGTTCTTCTTTGTGTCGCAGGCCGACATGTTCGAAGAGGTCGCAAAGTTCCGGGCGGTTCGCCGCTTCTATGCAAAGATGATGAAGAACCACTTCGGCGCCAAGAAACCGAATTCGATGCGCCTGCGCTTCCACGCACAGACCGCAGCGGCCACGCTGACGAAGCCACAGCCCATGGTCAACATCGTCCGCACTGCAATCCAGGCACTGTCGGCGGTGTTGGGGGGCGCGCAGTCGATCCACACCAACGGTCTCGACGAGGCATACACGATCCCGAGTGAGATGGCGATGAAACTCGCGCTGCGCACGCAGCAGATCATCGCCGACGAGACCAACGTACCCAACGTCATCGACCCGCTCGGCGGCTCGTACTACGTGGAGGCCCTCACCGATGAGATCGAAAAGGGCATCCAGCAATACATGGACAAAGTCGAGGCGATGGGAGGCGTGGTGCCCGCCATCGAACAGGGCTTCTTCCAAAAGGAGATCTCTGACAGTGCCTACGACTACGCCAAGCGCAAGGCCAGCGGCGATCGTCCGGTCATCGGCGTCAACAAATACGTTGACGAAGCGGACGACCAGAAGATCGAGGTTCACCAGCTCGATCCGGAGTCCGAGGCCCGCCAGATCGCGCGCCTCAAGCGGGTGCGCGCCGAGCGGGACCCCGGTCGCGCCAAGGCGGCCATGGACAACCTGCTCACCGTGGCGCGCGACGACAACGCCAATCTGATGCCTGCCACCATCGAGGCGGTCCGCGCACACCTGTCGATGGGCGAGATCACCGGAGCCCTGCGCGAGGTGTTCGGTAGCTACCAGGAGACCCCAGTTTTCTGA